DNA sequence from the Shewanella piezotolerans WP3 genome:
CAATGGGTATGGGACGGTAAAACCGGAGAGATACCTTTAATACTCAATGGTTGGCGTAAAGGTATTGTCAGTGAGGCGCTTAATGAGCTTAAGCTTTAAGAGCTAAGAATCATTAGTCGTTGAAATAGAAACACCCGCGAAATGCGGGTGTTTTGACTTAAACAGTCATTTAAAGTTAGCTCTGCTCAGGCAAAGTCACATTAAGCTCAAGTACTGATAGGTTATCGTCATTCTGATCAAGTTGCACAGATACTTGGTCTGCGCCCACTTTGACATATTTACGAATGACCTCAATGATCTCTTGCTTCATCTGCGGAAAATAATCGGGGGCATCTCTCTCGCCACGTTGATGAGCGACAATGATCTGCAAACGTTCTTTGGCTGTTGCAGCAGTACTCGGTTTCTTCTTCGTTTTAAAATAATCAAGTAATGACATAATTAGCTACCAAAAATTCGTTTTAAGAAACCTTTCTTCTCTTCCGTAAGGAACCGGAAAGGCAGTTCTGCACCCAGTAAACGTTCGACGGCATCGCTATAAGCCATCCCCGCGTCGCTCTCATTATCAATAATAACAGGTACACCAGAGTTTGATGCTTTAAGTACTGCTTGTGACTCAGGAATAACGCCCAACAGCGGAATAGCCAGGATCTCTTCCACATCACCTACGCTAAGCATTTCACCGGTTGTTACGCGGGCAGGTGAGTAACGGGTAAGCAAAAGAAACTCTTTCACTGGCTCAAGACCTTCTTCCGCACGCTTAGACTTGCTTTGTAGCATACCTAAAATACGGTCTGAATCGCGGACAGAACTGACCTCAGGGTTAGTCGTCACAATGGCGACATCGGCAAAGTAGAGTGCCATCATTGCGCCCGTTTCAATACCAGCAGGTGAATCACAAATAATGTATTCGAAATCCTTTGCCAAGTTATCGAGTACCGTTCCGACCCCTTCTTTGGTTAAGGCATCTTTATCGCGAGTTTGCGAAGCAGGTAATACAAATAACTTAGGGCATCGTTTGTCTTTAATCAGTGCTTGGTTTAAGTTTGCCTCACCATTAATGACATTGACAAAATCATAAACGACACGTCGCTCACAACCCATAATTAAATCGAGATTACGTAGGCCGATATCAAAATCAATCACTACGGTTTTATGGCCTTTTAATGCGAGACCAGTTGCAATAGCTGCACTTGAGGTTGTTTTCCCCACACCGCCTTTTCCAGACGTGACAACAATAATTTGCGCCATTTATTATTCCTTTTTATTTGCGCTCTTACAGAGGCAATGATTCAACCGTAAGCGAATCGCCCTCTAGGCGAATACAACCACTCTGTGCGGCTTCGTTTTGCTGAAGATGTTCAGTTAACCAGTATTGACCAGCAATCGATACCAGTTCAGCTTCAATTTTTTGTGCCACTATCACAGCATTCCTATCACCAGCTGCGCCAGCCATCGCTTTGCCGCGCAATGCGCCATAGACATGGATACTGCCATCGGCGATAACTTCGGCG
Encoded proteins:
- the minD gene encoding septum site-determining protein MinD — encoded protein: MAQIIVVTSGKGGVGKTTSSAAIATGLALKGHKTVVIDFDIGLRNLDLIMGCERRVVYDFVNVINGEANLNQALIKDKRCPKLFVLPASQTRDKDALTKEGVGTVLDNLAKDFEYIICDSPAGIETGAMMALYFADVAIVTTNPEVSSVRDSDRILGMLQSKSKRAEEGLEPVKEFLLLTRYSPARVTTGEMLSVGDVEEILAIPLLGVIPESQAVLKASNSGVPVIIDNESDAGMAYSDAVERLLGAELPFRFLTEEKKGFLKRIFGS
- the minE gene encoding cell division topological specificity factor MinE, giving the protein MSLLDYFKTKKKPSTAATAKERLQIIVAHQRGERDAPDYFPQMKQEIIEVIRKYVKVGADQVSVQLDQNDDNLSVLELNVTLPEQS